From the Silurus meridionalis isolate SWU-2019-XX chromosome 5, ASM1480568v1, whole genome shotgun sequence genome, one window contains:
- the g3bp1 gene encoding ras GTPase-activating protein-binding protein 1, whose translation MVMEKPSAQLVGREFVRQYYTLLNQAPDYLHRFYGKNSSYVHGGLDNNGKPTEAVYGQSEIHKKVMALSFRDCHTKIRHVDAHSTLNEGVVVQVMGELSNNMQPMRKFMQTFVLAPEGTVANKFYVHNDIFRYQDEVFGDSDSEPPEESEEEVEELEERVNSPEVQQEEAAAFYEQSPCVEPEAPQEEVSVTPEPQPEPEPEMDPEAAAVELKQDSASQVEPLTVEKSPRAPPSPTPAESAATIPDENRPFSWALVTSKNLPQGGVVPASGIPPHVVKAPANQQPRVEVKPEPQTTVQRPQRDQRPREQRPGPVPAQRAPRPGVREGESGEPEVRRVVRYPDSQQLFVGNVPHDVDRAELKEFFEQYGTVLELRINSGGKLPNFGFVVFDDSEPVQKILSNRPIKLRGDVRLNVEEKKTRSAREGERHIRPRGPGGPRDRIGGPRGPPPRGGMAPKPSFGAGRGAGSSEGRYAGPRQ comes from the exons ATGGTGATGGAGAAGCCAAGTGCCCAGCTTGTCGGGCGAGAGTTTGTCCGACAGTATTACACCCTTCTGAACCAGGCTCCTGACTACCTGCACAG GTTTTATGGCAAGAATTCTTCCTATGTGCATGGTGGTTTGGACAACAATGGCAAACCCACAGAGGCTGTCTATGGCCAGTCG gagATTCATAAAAAGGTGATGGCACTGAGCTTTCGTGACTGCCACACCAAAATCAGGCATGTTGATGCCCATTCCACTTTGAATGAGGGGGTTGTGGTGCAGGTTATGGGAGAGCTGTCCAACAACATGCAGCCCATGAGGAAATTCATGCAGACATTTGTGTTGGCCCCAGAG GGCACAGTTGCAAACAAGTTCTATGTACACAATGACATCTTCCGCTATCAGGATGAAGTCTTTGGGGATTCTGACTCTGAACCTCCTGAGG AGTCTGAAGAGGAAGTGGAGGAACTGGAAGAGAGGGTGAACTCGCCTGAGGTACAGCAGGAAGAGGCGGCTGCGTTCTATGAACAGAGTCCTTG TGTGGAGCCAGAGGCTCCTCAGGAGGAGGTGTCTGTGACCCCTGAGCCCCAGCCTGAACCCGAGCCTGAGATGGATCCTGAGGCAGCTGCTGTGGAGCTGAAACAGGATTCAGCAAGCCAGGTTGAGCCCCTTACTGTGGAGAAAAGCCCAAGAGCTCCTCCCTCACCTACCCCTGCTGAGTCTGCAGCCACCATACCAGATGAAAACCGG cCTTTCTCATGGGCTTTAGTCACCAGTAAGAATCTCCCCCAGGGAGGAGTGGTGCCAGCTTCAGGAATTCCCCCTCACGTAGTCAAAGCTCCAGCAAATCAG CAACCCAGAGTTGAAGTAAAACCGGAACCCCAGACCACTGTACAGAGACCTCAGAGAGACCAGAGACCACGTGAACAGAGACCAGGTCCCGTTCCAGCACAGAGAGCTCCAAGACCAGGAG TGCGGGAAGGGGAGAGTGGAGAGCCTGAGGTTAGGCGAGTGGTCCGGTATCCTGACAGTCAGCAGCTCTTCGTTGGAAACGTACCACATGATGTGGACAGGGCCGAACTGAAAGAGTTCTTTGAAC AGTATGGAACAGTACTGGAGTTGAGGATCAACAGTGGTGGCAAGCTGCCCAACTTTGGATTTGTGGTTTTTGATGATTCTGAGCCCGTACAGAAAATCCTGAGCAATCGG CCCATTAAGCTGCGAGGAGATGTCCGTCTGAatgtggaggaaaagaaaacccGTTCAGCGCGTGAAGGAGAAAGGCACATCCGTCCTAGAGGCCCAGGAGGACCACGTGACCGGATAGGAGGACCGAGGGGCCCACCTCCTCGAGGGGGCATGGCTCCGAAACCAAGTTTCGGTGCTGGGCGCGGTGCAGGCTCCAGCGAGGGGCGTTATGCAGGACCACGCCAGTGA